The following are encoded in a window of Brevibacillus ruminantium genomic DNA:
- a CDS encoding bifunctional riboflavin kinase/FAD synthetase, which yields MKKISLTYPLPKDLDTVPCAIALGYFDGVHIGHRRVIQKAIDTAKANGWKSAVMTFDPHPREVLGQTGYTQYLTPLPEKLEQLEKMGVDLTYIVRFDISFAAVYPEDFIEECLLPLECRHVVVGFDYTFGYRGMGTAQTLQELSRGRYGVDVIGPVNRLGEKVSSTVIREYLHHGDVEQTRHLLGRSYKITGEVVHGDKRGRTIGFPTANVRVTSPFLIGKNGVYGVRINVEGEVYQGVMNVGIKPTFELEKKEKSLEVHIFDFAREIYGKEVDVELLFFIRDEQKFSGVEALIAQIQKDVQVAKRKFAEGTA from the coding sequence GTGAAAAAAATTTCGTTGACATACCCTTTACCCAAAGATCTGGATACGGTCCCCTGCGCGATTGCACTGGGGTATTTTGATGGTGTACATATCGGTCATCGGCGAGTGATTCAAAAAGCGATTGACACCGCAAAGGCAAATGGCTGGAAGAGTGCCGTCATGACTTTTGATCCCCACCCCCGTGAAGTGCTGGGACAGACAGGCTATACCCAGTACCTCACCCCGTTGCCGGAAAAGCTGGAGCAGCTGGAGAAGATGGGTGTCGATCTGACGTACATCGTCCGGTTTGACATCTCGTTTGCTGCGGTTTATCCTGAGGACTTTATCGAGGAGTGTCTGCTGCCGCTCGAATGCCGTCATGTAGTTGTCGGCTTTGACTATACTTTCGGTTATCGCGGTATGGGTACAGCGCAGACGTTGCAGGAGCTCAGCCGGGGGAGGTACGGAGTCGATGTGATCGGCCCCGTGAATCGTTTAGGGGAAAAAGTGAGCAGTACGGTCATACGCGAATACCTGCATCATGGTGATGTGGAGCAGACGCGGCATCTTCTGGGGCGTTCCTACAAAATCACAGGAGAGGTTGTCCACGGTGATAAACGGGGGCGGACGATTGGCTTTCCCACAGCCAATGTACGTGTCACAAGCCCGTTTTTGATTGGAAAAAACGGGGTTTATGGTGTTCGGATAAACGTTGAGGGGGAGGTTTATCAGGGCGTAATGAACGTCGGGATCAAGCCGACCTTTGAATTGGAGAAGAAAGAAAAGTCATTGGAAGTGCATATTTTTGATTTTGCGCGTGAAATTTACGGGAAGGAAGTAGATGTTGAGCTTCTGTTCTTCATCCGTGATGAGCAAAAGTTCTCCGGAGTAGAAGCCCTGATTGCCCAGATTCAAAAAGATGTGCAGGTGGCCAAACGGAAATTTGCAGAGGGCACGGCGTAA
- the rpsO gene encoding 30S ribosomal protein S15, with protein MALSQERKSQLIQEYRIHENDTGSPEVQIAILTENINNLNGHLRTHKKDHHSRRGLLKMVGQRRNLLGYLRELDVPRYRELINRLGLRR; from the coding sequence ATGGCATTGTCTCAAGAACGTAAGTCTCAACTGATTCAAGAGTACCGCATTCATGAAAATGACACCGGTTCTCCAGAGGTTCAGATTGCTATCCTGACAGAAAACATTAACAACCTGAATGGGCATTTGCGTACGCACAAGAAAGACCACCACAGCCGTCGCGGCCTGCTGAAAATGGTAGGTCAACGCCGTAACCTGTTGGGCTATCTGCGTGAGCTGGATGTTCCGCGTTATCGCGAACTGATCAATCGTCTTGGTCTGCGTCGCTAG
- the pnp gene encoding polyribonucleotide nucleotidyltransferase: MEQQFRTYEFELAGRKLTLEFGKMAKQAQGSVLVRYGDTAILSAVTVSKEAKPIDFFPLTVNYEERLYAVGKIPGGFIKREGRPSEKAILASRLIDRPIRPLFPEGFRNDVQVVNTVLSVDQDCSPEIAAMIGTSAALCVSEIPFAGPIAGVIVGRVDGNLVVNPTVQQMERSDIHLVVAGTRDAINMVEAGANQVPEAVMLEAIMTGHDVIKQLVVFQDQIVAEIGKEKMAVVLHEVDAKVNQAVRDYAEARLKEAIRIEEKQARYDAIDAIKAETRQHFAEADPAAYAEQERAIDEVLGNIVKEEVRRLITHDKIRPDGRALSEIRPLSSETHVLPRTHGSGLFTRGQTQALSVCTLGALGDVQILDGLGLEETKRFMHHYNFPPYSVGEARPLRPPGRREIGHGALGERAIEPIIPSETEFPYTIRLVSEVIESNGSTSQASICASVLALMDAGVPIKAPVAGIAMGLIMGEDGETFSILTDIQGMEDHLGDMDFKVAGTEAGVTAIQMDIKIAGINREILEQALEQAREGRLTILKHMLSTISEPRSTLSPYAPKILTMQINPDKIRDVIGPQGRIINKIIDETGVKIDIEQDGRIFIASVDHEANLRAKQIIEDLVREVALGQTYLGTVKRVEKYGAFVELFAGKEGLCHISQLAEERVAKTEDVVSVGDKIMVKVTEIDDQGRINLSRKAVLKEQQAAKDAAVKAE; encoded by the coding sequence ATGGAGCAACAATTCCGTACATATGAGTTTGAACTGGCAGGCCGCAAACTGACGCTGGAATTTGGCAAGATGGCAAAGCAGGCGCAAGGTTCGGTCCTGGTTCGGTACGGCGATACGGCAATCCTTTCAGCCGTGACGGTATCTAAGGAAGCGAAGCCAATTGATTTCTTCCCCTTGACTGTCAACTATGAGGAGCGCCTCTACGCTGTAGGTAAAATCCCCGGAGGCTTTATCAAGCGGGAAGGACGTCCAAGTGAGAAAGCGATCTTGGCCAGCCGTTTGATTGACCGTCCCATCCGTCCGCTTTTTCCCGAAGGATTCCGCAATGATGTACAGGTGGTAAACACCGTGCTTTCCGTAGATCAGGACTGCTCTCCGGAAATCGCTGCCATGATCGGAACCTCGGCCGCTTTATGTGTCTCCGAAATTCCGTTTGCGGGACCGATTGCCGGTGTGATCGTCGGCCGTGTTGACGGGAATCTCGTCGTAAATCCAACTGTTCAGCAGATGGAAAGAAGTGACATCCACCTGGTTGTCGCTGGTACCCGTGATGCAATCAACATGGTGGAAGCAGGTGCCAACCAAGTGCCTGAAGCTGTCATGCTGGAAGCCATCATGACCGGTCATGATGTGATCAAGCAATTGGTAGTGTTCCAAGACCAGATCGTCGCAGAAATCGGCAAGGAAAAAATGGCAGTGGTGCTCCATGAAGTGGATGCGAAGGTCAATCAGGCTGTTCGTGATTACGCAGAAGCACGCCTGAAAGAAGCGATTCGCATCGAAGAAAAGCAAGCTCGCTATGATGCCATCGATGCAATCAAGGCAGAGACTAGGCAGCATTTTGCAGAAGCCGATCCGGCAGCATATGCTGAGCAGGAGCGCGCGATCGATGAAGTGCTTGGAAACATCGTCAAAGAAGAAGTGCGCCGCTTGATTACACACGATAAGATCCGCCCGGATGGACGGGCTTTAAGCGAAATTCGCCCGTTGTCCAGCGAGACTCATGTATTGCCAAGGACGCATGGTTCCGGTCTGTTTACTCGTGGTCAGACACAAGCCCTCAGCGTCTGCACACTGGGTGCCCTGGGTGATGTACAGATTCTCGATGGACTCGGTCTGGAAGAAACCAAGCGCTTCATGCATCACTACAACTTCCCGCCATACAGTGTCGGGGAAGCAAGACCGCTGCGTCCGCCGGGCCGTCGTGAAATCGGTCATGGTGCATTGGGCGAGCGTGCCATCGAACCCATTATTCCGTCTGAAACAGAATTTCCGTATACGATTCGATTGGTATCCGAAGTAATCGAATCCAACGGCTCTACATCACAGGCTTCGATCTGCGCAAGCGTACTTGCCTTGATGGATGCCGGTGTGCCGATCAAAGCCCCTGTTGCCGGTATTGCCATGGGACTGATTATGGGAGAGGACGGGGAGACATTCTCCATTCTGACTGATATTCAGGGCATGGAAGACCACCTGGGCGATATGGACTTCAAGGTTGCCGGGACGGAAGCTGGCGTTACCGCGATTCAGATGGATATCAAAATCGCCGGGATTAACCGCGAAATTCTGGAACAGGCGCTGGAACAGGCGAGAGAGGGTCGCTTGACTATCCTCAAGCATATGCTCAGCACGATTTCCGAACCGCGTTCCACGCTGTCTCCATACGCACCAAAGATTCTCACCATGCAAATCAATCCGGACAAGATTCGCGATGTTATCGGACCACAAGGCCGCATCATCAACAAGATCATCGACGAAACCGGAGTCAAAATCGATATCGAACAAGACGGCCGCATCTTCATCGCGTCAGTTGATCACGAAGCGAACCTCCGGGCGAAACAGATTATCGAAGATCTGGTGCGTGAGGTTGCCCTGGGTCAAACCTATCTGGGTACCGTAAAACGGGTAGAAAAATACGGCGCATTTGTGGAGCTCTTCGCAGGCAAGGAAGGACTTTGCCATATTTCCCAGCTCGCTGAGGAGCGTGTGGCGAAGACGGAAGATGTCGTGTCCGTTGGCGACAAGATCATGGTAAAAGTAACGGAAATCGATGATCAAGGCCGCATCAACCTGTCCCGCAAAGCCGTCCTTAAGGAACAGCAGGCAGCGAAGGACGCCGCAGTTAAAGCAGAATAA